The Astatotilapia calliptera chromosome 8, fAstCal1.2, whole genome shotgun sequence nucleotide sequence ATGTCAATCTTAAAGTAGCAAAGTCTTGAGCTAAGCTTTGTTGGATTTCACTTCCACTGAGCCAGTTGTTGAAATTACTGaaaaatcagtgacaacaggTCTATTGGATGGTGAAACATTGTCAGTTTGTATGGAGGAGTTCAGGAGAGAAATgctatatctgtctgtgaaacaAGGTGAAGGCTTCATCATGGTTGGTGCTGGATTCAGGCCAGTGAAGAATTTGTCAAAATAGATGAAGTCATAAAGGTAGAAAAGTAAAGTCAAATTTGGATCCACATTGCAAAACCATCTGGAAAATGCCAgcgatcccaaacacactgccaatagAGCAAAACCATAccaggacagaaaaacacacagtggaagactatcagtcatggactggcctctcCAGAGCCTGCACCGCAACATTATTTACTCACCCAACCATTGCAACACTATTAAATCCATTTGAGCTGAAATATTGACATTTCGATGAGTCTTTGCTTTCAGCATTGCCATAATTTCATTGATTATCACTGGTTGCTTTACACTTACAACATTGTATTACGCTGAAAGACACAGTAGCTTGATTTAATGGCATTTCTGGTATTGCAGTGTAATCCAAAAATAATATTACATTACTACACGTAATTTTCTCATGTAATGTATTATAAATTTCTTTGTAGTTAATTTATTGCacatatttaacaaataaataagaaactATCACCACTATTCCATAACAAATACAATTAATTTGAATGACTTGTCACTGACATTCACCTTGAAGCACTGCAGCACTGTATTTTTATAATATATGTGTGAGTTAGGGTAACGGTATCTTCTCTCTGCACACTGTCAGACGATGAGACAGACCCTGAGGCCTCTGAGTTCGATCTGGGTACCAAGATCAAGGCACCCAAAGATGTGATGCTCGAAGAGCTCTCCCTCCTCACGAACAAGGGGTCCAAGATGTTCAAGATGAGGCAGCAGAGAGTCGAGAAGTTCATTGTGACCAACGAGAACATGGTGACTGTGTATATGAGGCGCTAAGTGTTTGTGTTGTCTATATATGTTTGTGATCTGATAAGATTATATcctctgtatttttaaatatatttcagcAGAACCTTCAGAACCTGATTATGTCCCCTCCCCCTGTGCCTCCAAAGCCTGAGATGCCAAAGGAAGAAAGTATGATCACAGAAATTCTCTTTTCACTATTTGTGATGCCTTCCTTCTGTTAAAAGTATGCATGTCATATCTGTGGTGCTCACCTCTTTCCTCCCCGTTCCTGTATGTCCCAGTAGTGAAGGAGACTGTGGATGAGGAGGtggagaagcagaagaagaggaaggactATGTACGCACCTACATATCCCCATGGGAACGGGCCATGAAGGACAATGAGGAGCTGAAGGCCACGATGAAGCCTTGCATGCCTGGACCCATCCAGATACACCCAGACCTACATCAGTACAAGAGCTTCAACAGGTACTGTATTACTGAATGACTATTCAAGTATATAATGACAACAACACCCAGTGCTTTATCCCCTTAATCATGAAGCAGTGAATAGTTTCCTACTTCCCATCTGTTTCCATGGCTTTACTCACCACAGACACAGCCTTTACTTGCTGTATAACATTCCTGATATTTCAAAATGTACTTTAACACTTACCACTGAGCAACATTTGGTCCCCGATGTCATTATCTTAATCTTATTTGAACCGTGGATCTCAGTACATTGTAATACAGTTAATAATTCTTGCACAGCTGTGTCCTCTGTGATTAGTAATGGACCTGATTATGCAATCAATCTCAGATGTATAATAAGAAAACAGGCCCCTggaaacaaatatgtaaaagtCCCTCATACATGGGAGAACTGATGAGAATGGATCCTATGTCTTTGTGTCTTGTGAAACTTTTAAATCTCTGTTTGGTCATTGAGAGGCTTCTTGAAATTAGTTTAAAACTCTTTGAGGTGTTGTTTTGTCACTATTTGATGTTGATGTTAGTTTGAGACTCTTTGAGGTTGTTTTCAGACTAAGGTTGTTCTGAGACTCTTTGAAGTTACTTTGAGACTCATTGAGGTTGTTCTCCAACTCCTTGAGGTTAGTTTTGGACTTTGGCTATTTTGGATCTTGTTACATGCCAGCAGGCTTGGCTTGATTTTCTCATTTTACTTGAGTGTGAATGACTTCTCccttttagtatttagtatctCTATGTATATTTGTCCTCTATCTATGCCTGTATGTTGGTGCAGACATAGATAGGGATAGTTGTCCTTTTGCCAATCGGCCCACATTTCAACAGATTTGAGCCAAATGTTGCAGAGTTGAAGATAGAGTGAACTTTAGCTTAGCTGTCATTGATTCTCCCATGCAGGAGGCCTTTTTACATATTTGTGTCCAGGAGCCTGTTGTGTTGTAATACAATCAAGGTTTATTGCTTATTCAGACCCATTAGTAATGGCAAAGGATACAGCTGCTCTTATGGTGCTTCGAAAGAATTATAAACAGTATTGCAATGGACTGAGATCCAGGGTTCAAATAAGATTAGGATAATGACATCTGGGGCAAAATGTTTGCTCACAGTTAAGTAGAAAAGTACATTTCTAAATGTTAAAGATGCTGTTTAGTAGGTAAAATCTACATCTCTGCTGAGTTTGATAAAACCAGTAAATTTCAATGAGGTGCTGACACGGCTCTGCATTGAAGTAAGAGAGGTTTTATTAGCAGTTGTGCTGATGTCTTTGTCATAGTTTAGTTGACTGTGTGGCAGAGGTACACTCTGACATGAGGATCCTCACCTTACCACTCTCTAAGCTAGTAATTCTTTCATTCAGTCAGCAAAATATGTTGTGTGGAATGAGTATGTCAACCTTAAAAgaaaatggggtttttttgggttttttttttgcattttgtgtttgaaaGTTATTAATTTGGAAGTTACTTTACTGTACTGCTTAACACCAAAAATACTTGTCATCCTTTTTCTCAGGATGGCACTGCCATACGGCGGTTATGACAAGGCATCCAAGTTGCTGACCTTTGAGCTTCCAGAGCTCAATGTTGCCACCGAGGAGCCTGAACCTCTGCCCACACTGCAGCCTGACATTCGCTCGCGCCCCTCGTTCAACCGCACGCCCATCGGCTGGGTCTGCAGTGAAGACAATTCACACATCCACACAGATCTCGAGATCCCCTTTGACGGAGAGACAGATGACCTGTGATGAGCTTTTAAATTTGCAGCACCTAATAACTCATAAGTCCAGTGAGAACTCCCAACATGTActttaattgtaaaaaaaaataaacaaacataaattattaaaattgaTGTGATGGAACAGGACAAATTATCTCCCCTGCTCTACTGTGTGCTGTCTTAGCTTTTAGCCTTTAGCCTTTACATCTTCACCTATGAATGTCTGTGACTTTGCATATTATGAGATACTGTGAGAcctaaaacagacaaacactctGCACTCTTAGAACAATTTATACAATAAACTTCCCCTTTAGAGAATGTCTGCTGGCTTCTCATTCCATATGTGAAAGTAACAAATTAATAGAAAAGGAAGAAAGCAACTCAAGGTTGAAAACTTTTACACTAACTCTTAATGACCTAACATGATATTGTCATGAACTGAAAGTTCGCCTAAgaagtggacccaaatgcagacaccaaGAAGCAGAGGAAACTATTTACAAGAGTGTTTATTTGATAGCTGAGATTGTGAGACAGATTAGAAATGGCTACGGGGAAGTGGCAATTGGAAATGAGAAGGGCGGCCCTAGGAAACTGGATCACAGAGGAGGTTATGTcaagagacagagaggcaaAAGGGATCCTTTCGCCTCGTCCTAATAGACGGAGAGGGAGTTATTGTAggctctgggggggggggggggtccaaaACGTGGAGACAGTTTCCTCTAAACATAGGGGAGCTGCCTCGTTACCTCCATGGAGAGCATAACGAACTAGAGGCAGGTTGCACAGGTTTAAGTAGCTCTCCCGCTGATTGCTTGCAGAAGAGGCCCAGGTGAGGTACAGGAAGCTCCACCCCTAAGGGATGGACAGGAGACCAACGGCCACGGGTGGAAAAACCCCAGACACTCCCACAGACTATGACATATATaaaattttttttcaaactaaCCCATCTAATAGTGATTAAAGTTTGTGGTATAGAAAACTACTACATGAGAAAGAATATTCATGCTCAAAACAAACAAGTTATAAATAACAAGATCCCCTGTTAAAACTATTTGAGACTATTCTTTATCCACAATGATCCATCAAAAAGTGAGGAGAGTATATTTACAGTTAACACAAAGTGTCttctcaaaacaaaaaataccaattttaaattatgtATTACATTAATTGGCAAAAAATGTTCCTGAATAAAGTATGTAAGTAAACCACTGTGCAGTTCATTTTTGAGAAGGGGTAAGTGGAGTATAGAAGGAATGTAATGACAGCCATTCCAGTAATTACAAAGTAAACATTGTAAAGACTTTATGACAAGGACATTGTCCTTGGATAGACCAATCAGGCAGTGAATAATACTTTTAGCTTTTGGATCATTTTATACAGGGAGGCCTTTCTGTACAGAGTTGGCATGTTATTTCCGTGCCTGCATGGGTTCTGTCTCGgtgctccggcttcctcccacagtccagaaaCATGTTAAGTT carries:
- the myoz1b gene encoding myozenin-1b isoform X3; amino-acid sequence: MSLTTPAPSNKGNKANRIITDLSNISQNDDETDPEASEFDLGTKIKAPKDVMLEELSLLTNKGSKMFKMRQQRVEKFIVTNENMNLQNLIMSPPPVPPKPEMPKEEIVKETVDEEVEKQKKRKDYVRTYISPWERAMKDNEELKATMKPCMPGPIQIHPDLHQYKSFNRMALPYGGYDKASKLLTFELPELNVATEEPEPLPTLQPDIRSRPSFNRTPIGWVCSEDNSHIHTDLEIPFDGETDDL
- the myoz1b gene encoding myozenin-1b isoform X1, encoding MSLTTPAPSNKGNKANRIITDLSNISQNDDETDPEASEFDLGTKIKAPKDVMLEELSLLTNKGSKMFKMRQQRVEKFIVTNENMQNLQNLIMSPPPVPPKPEMPKEEIVKETVDEEVEKQKKRKDYVRTYISPWERAMKDNEELKATMKPCMPGPIQIHPDLHQYKSFNRMALPYGGYDKASKLLTFELPELNVATEEPEPLPTLQPDIRSRPSFNRTPIGWVCSEDNSHIHTDLEIPFDGETDDL
- the myoz1b gene encoding myozenin-1b isoform X2, with protein sequence MSLTTPAPSNKGNKANRIITDLSNISQNDDETDPEASEFDLGTKIKAPKDVMLEELSLLTNKGSKMFKMRQQRVEKFIVTNENMQNLQNLIMSPPPVPPKPEMPKEEMKETVDEEVEKQKKRKDYVRTYISPWERAMKDNEELKATMKPCMPGPIQIHPDLHQYKSFNRMALPYGGYDKASKLLTFELPELNVATEEPEPLPTLQPDIRSRPSFNRTPIGWVCSEDNSHIHTDLEIPFDGETDDL